A region from the Streptomyces sp. 3214.6 genome encodes:
- a CDS encoding cellulase family glycosylhydrolase, whose protein sequence is MPNARARLLAVLVVLCGLCGFLTVAGSPTATAAATLPDSLSFDGTALTVSGGRFVDGNGREVVLRGYNVSGETKLAENKGLPFASVADAKKSATALRALGGGNSVRFLLSWAYAEPVKGQVDTAYLAAATQQMRAFLDAGIRVYPDFHQDLYSRHLFNSGSWYTGDGAPAWAVTLGGYPAESCGICFMWGQNITQNSAVKAAQYDFWHNNYGLQDYFLATAQKTMAYLKANLTTEEFTGVLGFDPYNEPYAGTYDSGQNSRTWERDVLWPFYVKFRARMDAAGWSDKPAFVEPNLFWNGNVSKEEGGLLDAGTLGSRYVFNTHFYDQKAISGILMWGNAENGQYVTDFGNVRDRASALGTTAIVSEFGHPLNGSTAGKAPTVLKAMYQALDSRVKGASWWSTPATSGPVLSGSQWQWDIYNGRHHELMNGNAAKVQTSGDAWNDEDLSAVRLDDSGTATLRQDARLLDRIYPSATSGTTVAFTYEDRSRDGSTTLTWNPVPSTLPNTAQLVGSGQYGLLVWRSNGGTAPTELHLPASFPTATTTVVSDLGTVYGPSAYTTGTKIAAAPEPGGTGSRRLLLSASDSGTVHYALVTNGATAPSATLLAAARTELSAWAAQKVG, encoded by the coding sequence ATGCCAAATGCACGGGCTCGTCTGCTCGCTGTTCTGGTGGTCCTCTGCGGACTCTGTGGCTTCCTGACGGTGGCGGGCTCTCCGACCGCCACCGCCGCCGCCACGCTCCCCGACTCCCTCTCCTTCGACGGCACGGCGCTCACCGTGTCGGGCGGCCGCTTCGTCGACGGCAACGGCCGCGAGGTCGTACTGCGCGGCTACAACGTCTCCGGCGAGACCAAACTCGCGGAGAACAAGGGCCTGCCCTTCGCCTCGGTCGCCGACGCCAAGAAGTCGGCGACGGCCCTGCGCGCCCTCGGCGGCGGCAACTCCGTCCGCTTCCTACTCTCCTGGGCCTACGCCGAACCGGTGAAGGGCCAGGTCGACACCGCCTACCTCGCCGCCGCCACCCAGCAGATGCGGGCATTCCTGGACGCCGGCATCCGGGTCTACCCCGACTTCCACCAGGACCTGTACTCCCGCCATCTGTTCAACTCGGGCAGCTGGTACACCGGCGACGGCGCCCCCGCATGGGCGGTGACACTCGGCGGCTACCCCGCCGAATCCTGCGGGATCTGCTTCATGTGGGGCCAGAACATCACCCAGAACAGCGCGGTGAAGGCCGCCCAGTACGACTTCTGGCACAACAACTACGGCCTCCAGGACTACTTCCTGGCCACCGCCCAGAAGACCATGGCCTACCTCAAGGCGAACCTCACCACCGAGGAGTTCACCGGCGTCCTGGGCTTCGACCCCTACAACGAGCCCTACGCCGGCACCTACGACTCCGGCCAGAACAGCCGCACCTGGGAACGCGACGTGCTGTGGCCGTTCTACGTGAAGTTCCGGGCCCGGATGGACGCGGCCGGCTGGAGCGACAAGCCCGCCTTCGTCGAGCCGAACCTCTTCTGGAACGGCAACGTCAGCAAGGAGGAGGGCGGCCTCCTCGACGCGGGCACGCTCGGCTCCCGCTATGTCTTCAACACCCACTTCTACGACCAGAAGGCCATCTCCGGAATCCTGATGTGGGGCAACGCGGAGAACGGCCAGTACGTGACCGACTTCGGCAACGTCCGTGACCGCGCCTCGGCGCTCGGCACGACGGCGATCGTCAGCGAGTTCGGGCACCCGTTGAACGGCTCGACTGCCGGAAAGGCGCCGACCGTCCTGAAGGCGATGTACCAGGCCCTCGACTCCCGTGTGAAGGGCGCCAGTTGGTGGAGCACGCCGGCCACCTCCGGCCCGGTCCTGTCCGGTTCGCAGTGGCAGTGGGACATCTACAACGGGCGTCACCACGAGCTGATGAACGGCAACGCCGCCAAGGTGCAGACCTCCGGCGACGCCTGGAACGACGAGGACCTCTCCGCCGTACGCCTCGACGACAGCGGCACGGCGACCCTCCGTCAGGACGCCCGTCTCCTCGACCGGATCTACCCGAGCGCCACCTCCGGCACCACCGTCGCCTTCACCTACGAGGACCGCTCCCGCGACGGCTCCACCACCCTCACCTGGAACCCGGTCCCCAGCACCCTGCCCAACACGGCACAGCTGGTCGGCTCCGGCCAGTACGGGCTGCTGGTGTGGCGCTCGAACGGCGGCACGGCCCCCACCGAATTGCACCTGCCCGCCTCCTTCCCGACCGCCACCACCACGGTCGTCTCCGACCTCGGCACGGTGTACGGGCCGTCGGCCTACACAACCGGCACAAAGATCGCGGCGGCCCCGGAGCCGGGCGGCACCGGCAGCCGACGCCTGCTGCTCAGCGCCTCCGACTCGGGCACCGTGCACTACGCCCTGGTCACCAACGGCGCCACCGCCCCCTCCGCGACCCTGCTGGCCGCCGCCCGCACGGAACTGTCGGCGTGGGCGGCGCAGAAGGTGGGGTAG
- a CDS encoding glycosyltransferase, with protein sequence MTAGSRGDVAPFTGLGHALVRAGHEVTLVTHARFAPLVAGSGVGFHALPVDPRAELESQRGRGLHRSTTGPGKLLRVARMARALVGQMTDDILTAARASDVLLLSASVAPLGHTIAEGLSLPSLGLYLQPVAPTGEFAPPMLGGGSWGAVGNRLAGHGVGLAVEQIFAPVLPTVRARLGLPAAPRPGAALRARRRRGWPVLHGFSPLVVPRPRDWRTELDVTGYWWPYDRESRLPPALRTFLDAGAPPVFVGLGSATVPDPRRLSGEIVRALRRAGLRGVIQRGWAGLAADGDDMLTVDEVPHALLFPETAAVVHHCGAGTTAAGVRAGVPAVPVPIQFDETFWADRLVALGVAPASLPLRRLTADALTAALVRATREPEYRERARTLGARVRGEDGVGRVVEAVARLSPDRPRATGQDGS encoded by the coding sequence ATGACGGCGGGATCCCGGGGCGACGTGGCCCCCTTCACCGGGTTGGGGCACGCTCTCGTGCGGGCGGGACACGAGGTCACCCTGGTCACCCACGCCCGGTTCGCGCCGCTGGTGGCGGGCTCGGGCGTGGGTTTCCACGCGCTGCCCGTCGATCCGCGGGCCGAGTTGGAGTCCCAGCGGGGCCGGGGTCTGCACCGCAGCACCACCGGGCCGGGCAAGTTACTGCGCGTGGCCCGGATGGCGCGGGCCCTGGTCGGGCAGATGACCGACGACATTCTGACCGCCGCCCGCGCCAGCGACGTGCTGCTGCTGTCCGCCTCGGTGGCGCCCCTGGGGCACACCATCGCCGAGGGCCTGTCCCTGCCGAGCCTCGGCCTCTACCTCCAACCCGTCGCCCCCACAGGGGAGTTCGCGCCGCCGATGCTGGGCGGCGGCTCATGGGGAGCGGTCGGCAACCGGCTCGCCGGGCACGGTGTCGGGCTGGCCGTCGAGCAGATCTTCGCGCCCGTCCTGCCGACGGTACGGGCCCGACTGGGACTGCCCGCCGCACCCCGCCCCGGCGCCGCCCTGCGGGCGCGGCGGCGGCGCGGCTGGCCGGTCCTGCACGGTTTCAGCCCGCTGGTGGTGCCCCGGCCCCGGGACTGGCGGACCGAACTGGACGTCACCGGGTACTGGTGGCCGTACGACCGGGAGAGCCGACTCCCGCCTGCGCTGCGGACGTTCCTCGACGCCGGGGCGCCGCCGGTCTTCGTCGGCCTGGGCAGTGCGACCGTGCCCGACCCGCGACGGCTGAGCGGCGAGATCGTCCGGGCGCTGCGGCGGGCGGGGCTGCGCGGGGTGATCCAGCGCGGCTGGGCGGGCCTTGCGGCCGACGGCGACGACATGCTGACGGTCGACGAGGTGCCGCACGCGCTGCTCTTCCCTGAGACGGCCGCGGTGGTCCACCACTGCGGCGCGGGCACCACGGCGGCCGGCGTACGGGCCGGCGTGCCCGCGGTACCGGTGCCGATCCAGTTCGACGAGACCTTCTGGGCCGACCGTCTGGTCGCCCTAGGGGTGGCCCCGGCGTCGCTGCCGCTGCGCCGACTGACCGCCGACGCCCTCACCGCAGCGCTCGTGCGGGCCACCCGCGAGCCCGAGTACCGGGAGCGGGCACGGACGTTGGGGGCCCGGGTGCGCGGGGAGGACGGAGTGGGGCGGGTGGTGGAGGCGGTGGCCCGCCTGTCACCCGACCGTCCCCGAGCCACCGGCCAGGACGGGTCCTGA
- a CDS encoding ABC transporter ATP-binding protein codes for MTIAETAGGRPPWRLLLDYVRPHRRALLAGAALSLVTGATGLLLPLVARGLIDDLGHDRSISGALLALTALVVANSALGALGSYVLRRTAESVVLGARRALSSYLLRLRIPAVDRSEPGDLMARITSDTTLLREVTTDSLVGLGTGGLTLVATVVMMGLVDPVLLGVTLAVILGAGTVLGVIVPRINRASRRAQDAVGVMGASLERVLGALRTVKASGAELREEATLHSAAEESWRQSVRAAKWSAAAGNTAGLAMQTAFITVLAVGGARVATGTIEVGTLVAFLLYVFYLMSPIQQVVGAITQYQTGSAALSRIQEALHLPAEPASRPAPLPSPTAEPASLAFADVRFRYADHLPYIHHGVTFAVPARGMTAFVGPSGAGKTTVFSLIERFYDPESGTITLDGRDLGDWELSQLRSSIGYVEQDAPVLSGSLRDNLLLGNAEADDDTVRRVLKTTRLDALVARLPQGLDTLVGHRGTKLSGGERQRVAIARALLRRPRLLLLDEATSQLDAVNEAALRDTVADVARTTTVLVVAHRLSTVTMADRIVVMDAGRVRAVGTHRELVAGDPLYAELAATQFLATVE; via the coding sequence GTGACCATCGCGGAGACCGCCGGCGGCCGGCCGCCGTGGCGGCTGTTGCTCGACTATGTGCGGCCACACCGCCGGGCCCTGCTGGCGGGTGCGGCGCTCTCGCTCGTCACCGGCGCCACCGGGCTGCTACTGCCGCTGGTGGCACGGGGGTTGATCGACGACCTGGGTCATGACCGTTCGATATCCGGGGCGTTGCTGGCACTGACGGCGCTGGTGGTCGCCAACTCGGCGCTGGGCGCGCTGGGTTCGTATGTTCTGCGGCGCACGGCGGAGTCGGTGGTGCTCGGTGCCCGGCGGGCGCTGTCCTCGTATCTGCTGCGACTGCGGATCCCGGCCGTGGACCGCAGCGAGCCCGGCGATCTGATGGCCCGCATCACCTCCGACACGACGCTGCTGCGCGAGGTCACCACCGACTCGCTGGTGGGCCTCGGCACCGGCGGTCTGACCCTGGTCGCCACGGTGGTCATGATGGGCCTGGTGGATCCGGTGCTGCTGGGGGTCACGCTGGCCGTGATCCTGGGCGCGGGGACCGTCCTCGGGGTGATCGTGCCGCGCATCAACCGGGCGAGCCGGCGCGCGCAGGACGCGGTCGGGGTGATGGGGGCCTCGCTGGAGCGGGTGCTGGGCGCGCTGCGCACGGTGAAGGCGTCGGGCGCCGAGCTGCGCGAGGAGGCGACGCTGCACTCGGCGGCCGAGGAGTCCTGGCGGCAGAGCGTGCGCGCCGCCAAGTGGTCGGCGGCGGCGGGCAACACGGCCGGCCTGGCGATGCAGACCGCCTTCATCACCGTCCTCGCGGTGGGCGGGGCCCGGGTCGCGACGGGCACGATCGAGGTCGGCACGCTGGTGGCGTTCCTGCTGTACGTCTTCTATCTGATGTCGCCGATCCAGCAGGTCGTCGGCGCGATCACCCAGTACCAGACGGGTTCGGCCGCCCTGAGCCGCATCCAGGAGGCCCTGCATCTGCCCGCCGAACCGGCGTCCCGCCCCGCACCGCTCCCCTCCCCCACCGCCGAACCGGCCTCCCTCGCCTTCGCCGACGTCCGCTTCCGGTACGCCGACCACCTGCCGTACATCCACCACGGGGTGACGTTCGCCGTGCCGGCCCGGGGCATGACCGCGTTCGTCGGACCCTCGGGCGCCGGCAAGACCACAGTGTTCTCGCTGATCGAGCGGTTCTACGACCCCGAGTCCGGCACGATCACCCTCGACGGCCGCGACCTCGGCGACTGGGAGCTGTCTCAGCTGCGCTCCTCCATCGGCTACGTGGAGCAGGACGCCCCCGTGCTGTCGGGCTCGCTGCGCGACAACCTGCTGCTGGGGAACGCGGAGGCCGACGACGACACGGTGCGCCGTGTGCTGAAGACGACCCGCCTCGACGCTCTGGTCGCACGGCTGCCGCAGGGGCTGGACACGCTGGTCGGGCATCGTGGGACGAAGCTGTCCGGCGGCGAGCGGCAGCGCGTGGCCATCGCCCGTGCGCTGCTGCGCCGTCCGCGGCTGCTCCTGCTCGACGAGGCGACGTCCCAGCTGGACGCGGTGAACGAGGCGGCGCTGCGGGACACCGTCGCGGACGTCGCCCGGACGACCACGGTCCTCGTCGTCGCGCACCGGTTGTCGACGGTCACGATGGCCGACCGGATCGTCGTCATGGACGCGGGCCGGGTGCGGGCGGTGGGTACGCACCGTGAGCTGGTGGCGGGCGACCCGCTCTACGCGGAGCTGGCGGCGACCCAGTTCCTCGCGACGGTCGAGTGA
- a CDS encoding YncE family protein, protein MPAFRTRHLCSVAAALVLTVTAPATAATATAASDASTAAALREVLFVGNNWEGTADVIKSSGDFAKVGRINVIPDKDARMAEINRDPIKWIYFTAIRNGVGEGHDQFVDDMYTTPDGSSVVVSRPSFADVVSIDLATGNINWRFPVSGYRSDHMAVSPDGKRVAVSASISNTVHVLDIVTGKQVGSFKTGDKPHENIFTKDGKYIYNMSIGDVNTSMDAPWQDFTKGDRRITVVDANTYQQVKIIDMRQRLDAIGLKDYSDAVRPAVFSPDESKLYFQVSFFNGFFEYDLATDKITRTKTLPKNPATSDDRTTFVNDSRHHGLSMSPDGSKLCVAGTMDDYATIVNRSTLQEGPLVTASKPYWATVSGDGKDCVISESGADQVTAIDFATGQKVVSVPVGDHPQRVRLGHVAAGWTGTGS, encoded by the coding sequence ATGCCTGCCTTCAGAACCAGGCACCTTTGCTCCGTAGCCGCCGCCCTCGTCCTGACCGTCACCGCTCCCGCGACCGCCGCCACCGCCACGGCTGCCTCCGACGCCTCGACCGCCGCCGCGCTGCGCGAGGTGCTCTTCGTCGGCAACAACTGGGAAGGCACCGCGGACGTCATCAAGTCCAGCGGCGACTTCGCCAAGGTCGGCCGGATCAACGTGATCCCGGACAAGGACGCCCGGATGGCGGAGATCAACCGCGATCCGATCAAGTGGATCTACTTCACGGCCATCCGCAACGGCGTCGGCGAAGGCCATGACCAGTTCGTCGACGACATGTACACCACGCCGGACGGCTCCTCGGTGGTCGTCTCGCGACCGAGTTTCGCCGACGTCGTCTCCATCGACCTGGCCACCGGGAACATCAACTGGCGTTTCCCCGTGTCCGGTTACCGCTCGGACCACATGGCCGTCTCACCGGACGGCAAGCGGGTCGCGGTCTCCGCGTCGATCTCGAACACCGTGCACGTCCTGGACATCGTCACCGGCAAGCAGGTCGGCTCGTTCAAGACCGGCGACAAGCCGCACGAGAACATCTTCACCAAGGACGGCAAGTACATCTACAACATGTCGATCGGCGACGTGAACACCTCGATGGACGCGCCGTGGCAGGACTTCACGAAGGGCGACCGGCGCATCACCGTCGTCGACGCGAACACCTACCAGCAGGTCAAGATCATCGACATGCGGCAGCGGCTGGACGCGATCGGCCTCAAGGACTACTCGGACGCGGTGCGCCCGGCGGTCTTCTCACCGGACGAGTCCAAGCTGTACTTCCAGGTCTCGTTCTTCAACGGCTTCTTCGAGTACGACCTCGCCACGGACAAGATCACCCGGACGAAGACCCTGCCGAAGAACCCGGCGACCAGCGACGACCGCACCACGTTCGTCAACGACTCGCGCCACCACGGCCTGTCGATGAGCCCCGACGGCAGCAAGCTGTGCGTCGCCGGCACGATGGACGACTACGCGACGATCGTCAACCGCAGCACCCTCCAGGAGGGCCCGCTGGTCACCGCCTCCAAGCCCTACTGGGCCACGGTCAGCGGCGACGGCAAGGACTGCGTGATCTCCGAGAGCGGCGCCGACCAGGTCACCGCGATCGACTTCGCCACCGGGCAGAAGGTCGTGTCGGTGCCGGTGGGCGACCACCCGCAGCGGGTCCGGCTGGGCCATGTCGCCGCCGGCTGGACGGGGACGGGTAGCTGA
- a CDS encoding nuclear transport factor 2 family protein translates to MGTTAGSTFDTETLRRGVEGQSAAALLSLYADDAELRVVDHNTQPSRPKVLHGRDEIALMLEDVYGRDMTHKLEECIVQGDRAAYSESCQYADGVRVLAESMITLRDGKIVEQTLIQAWDE, encoded by the coding sequence ATGGGCACCACGGCAGGCTCCACATTCGACACCGAGACCCTGCGCAGGGGCGTGGAAGGACAGTCGGCGGCGGCGCTGCTGTCGCTCTACGCCGACGACGCGGAACTGCGCGTCGTCGACCACAACACCCAGCCCAGCAGGCCGAAGGTTCTGCACGGCCGGGACGAGATCGCCCTGATGCTCGAGGACGTCTACGGCAGGGACATGACCCACAAGCTGGAGGAGTGCATCGTCCAGGGCGATCGCGCCGCCTACAGCGAGTCCTGCCAGTACGCGGACGGCGTGCGTGTGCTCGCCGAGTCGATGATCACCCTGCGGGACGGCAAGATCGTCGAGCAGACGCTGATCCAGGCATGGGACGAGTAG
- a CDS encoding IS1182 family transposase, translating to MGEWAGDTVGPDVWETCRELIPAGSVFAFLAEHRGALFPAHMFADMYPSANGRPSMPPQILAAAITLQALHGLSDFETVQELRCDLRWKAACGLGLNDLAFDPSLLAYFRRRLACSARPNRVFEAVREVVKATGVLGGKHRRALDSTVLDDAVATQDTVTQLIAAVRAVIREVPGAAEVAAVQCTAHDYTDPGKPRIAWNDEQARAELVDALVTDVLRLLGHLPDQQLDEKAANALGILALVAGQDVEPAEDSDGRDGRWRISKGTAPGRVVSTVDPEARHIHKTRTHQQDGYKAHLAIEPETGLYTAVALRPGAGAEHHEATVGLDLLADEESPVDAFGDTAYSAGDMRQALHQAGHRLFFKPAPLRPAVPGGFTLDDFAIDTAASAVTCPAGHTVALSGPGGQHNQRKAAFGNLCTGCPLRERCTKAKAGRILTIRPHHDLQAAARRQAATDPDWQADYRRWRPPVERAVAWLVQHGNRRLRYRGTINNNTWLHTRAAALNLRRLINLGLTHTGGRWRLTPATT from the coding sequence ATGGGGGAATGGGCCGGGGACACGGTCGGGCCGGATGTGTGGGAGACGTGCCGGGAGTTGATTCCGGCGGGGAGTGTGTTCGCGTTTCTGGCCGAGCACCGTGGTGCTCTGTTCCCGGCTCATATGTTCGCGGACATGTACCCGTCGGCGAATGGACGGCCGAGCATGCCGCCGCAGATCCTGGCTGCGGCGATCACGCTGCAGGCCCTGCACGGGCTGTCGGACTTCGAGACGGTGCAGGAGCTGCGGTGTGACCTGCGGTGGAAGGCCGCGTGCGGGCTGGGCCTGAACGACCTGGCGTTTGACCCGTCTCTGCTGGCCTACTTCCGCCGCCGTCTGGCCTGCTCGGCCCGGCCCAACCGCGTCTTCGAGGCCGTGCGCGAGGTGGTGAAGGCCACCGGTGTCCTGGGCGGCAAGCACCGGCGGGCCTTGGACTCGACGGTGTTGGACGACGCGGTGGCCACCCAGGACACCGTCACCCAGCTGATCGCCGCCGTCCGTGCGGTGATCCGCGAAGTCCCCGGCGCCGCCGAGGTCGCGGCCGTGCAGTGCACCGCGCACGACTACACCGATCCCGGCAAACCCCGCATCGCCTGGAACGACGAGCAGGCCCGCGCGGAACTCGTCGACGCCCTGGTCACCGATGTGCTGCGGCTGCTGGGCCACCTGCCCGACCAGCAGCTGGACGAGAAGGCCGCGAACGCCCTCGGCATCCTGGCGCTGGTCGCAGGACAAGACGTGGAGCCGGCCGAGGACTCCGACGGCCGCGACGGACGCTGGCGCATCAGCAAGGGGACCGCTCCGGGCCGCGTCGTGTCCACCGTCGACCCTGAAGCCCGCCACATCCACAAGACCCGCACCCACCAGCAGGACGGATACAAAGCCCACCTGGCCATCGAGCCCGAGACCGGCTTATACACGGCCGTGGCTCTGCGGCCCGGCGCCGGAGCCGAGCACCACGAGGCCACCGTCGGCCTGGATCTGCTGGCCGACGAGGAGAGTCCGGTGGACGCCTTCGGCGACACCGCCTACTCCGCCGGCGACATGCGCCAAGCCCTGCACCAGGCGGGGCACCGGCTGTTCTTCAAGCCCGCCCCACTGCGGCCCGCCGTCCCCGGCGGCTTCACCCTGGACGACTTCGCCATCGACACCGCCGCCTCCGCGGTCACCTGCCCCGCCGGGCATACGGTTGCCCTGTCGGGCCCCGGCGGACAGCACAACCAGCGCAAGGCGGCCTTCGGGAACCTGTGCACCGGATGCCCCCTCCGCGAGCGGTGCACCAAGGCCAAGGCCGGCCGCATCCTGACCATCCGCCCCCACCACGACCTGCAAGCGGCCGCCCGCCGCCAGGCCGCCACCGACCCGGACTGGCAAGCCGACTACCGCCGCTGGCGACCACCAGTCGAACGCGCCGTCGCCTGGCTCGTCCAGCACGGCAACCGCAGACTCCGCTACCGCGGAACCATCAACAACAACACCTGGCTTCACACCCGAGCCGCCGCCCTCAACCTCCGCCGACTGATCAACCTCGGACTCACCCACACTGGCGGCCGCTGGCGACTCACCCCGGCCACCACATAG
- a CDS encoding TetR/AcrR family transcriptional regulator — MTGRLRAPTGRYGGKTAEQRQVERRGRFLDAALQLFGGTPGYRGTTVASLSEAAGLSTRQFYEEFRTLEDVLVALHLQVNAWAEEAVMAAFTVAQDLPLVDRVTAIFRAYAGNVTADPCRIRITFVEIVGVSPRLEEQRLARRAGWVDLICAEATAAVARGEAAPRDYRLAATGFIGSVNGLLHDWSAGWVDATLDEVVDELVRQLLGILRPPGWTPEEP; from the coding sequence GTGACGGGCAGGCTCAGGGCGCCGACCGGCAGATACGGCGGCAAGACCGCCGAGCAGCGGCAGGTCGAGCGGCGCGGGAGGTTTCTGGACGCGGCACTGCAGTTGTTCGGGGGCACACCCGGCTACCGCGGCACCACGGTCGCCTCGCTCAGCGAAGCGGCCGGCCTGTCGACCCGACAGTTCTACGAGGAGTTCCGCACCCTCGAGGACGTCCTGGTGGCGCTGCACCTCCAGGTCAACGCCTGGGCCGAGGAGGCGGTCATGGCCGCCTTCACCGTCGCGCAGGACCTGCCGCTCGTCGACCGCGTCACGGCGATCTTCCGCGCCTACGCGGGCAACGTCACGGCGGACCCGTGCCGCATCCGGATCACCTTCGTCGAGATCGTCGGCGTCAGTCCCCGTCTGGAGGAACAGCGCCTGGCCCGCCGCGCCGGCTGGGTCGACCTCATCTGCGCCGAGGCGACGGCGGCCGTCGCCCGCGGCGAGGCGGCCCCGCGCGACTACCGGCTCGCGGCGACGGGCTTCATCGGCAGCGTCAACGGCCTCCTCCACGACTGGAGCGCGGGGTGGGTGGACGCGACCCTGGACGAGGTCGTCGACGAACTGGTCCGCCAACTGCTGGGGATACTCCGCCCGCCGGGGTGGACGCCCGAGGAGCCCTAG
- a CDS encoding ricin-type beta-trefoil lectin domain protein, with product MLPPPRSSLVRRCRSAAARVLALLLTATAALLFAQPGPAEAATSRQIAVPAAPMGWASWNSFAAKIDYNVIKQQVDAFVAAGLPAAGYKYINIDEGWWQGTRDSAGNITVDQSEWPGGMSAIADYIHSKGLKAGIYTDAGKDGCGYYFPTGRPAAPGSGSEGHYEQDMTQFSTWGFDFVKVDWCGGDAEGLDAATTYQSISDAIAKATAATGRPMTLSLCNWGRQNPWNWAPGQGAMWRTNDDIILFGNKPSMTNLLTNFDRNVHPTAQHTGYYNDPDMLMVGMDGFTAAQNRTHMNLWAISGAPLLAGNDLSTMTSETANILKNPEVVAVDQDPRGLQGVKVAEDSSGLQVYGKVLAGTGKRAVVLLNRTSAAADITVRWSDLGLTNASATVRDLWARADLGSSGTSYTANVPAGGSVMLTVTGGTEASGSTYTGTSSFSGVVAGNTGLKVVDVAYTNTAATARSATLKVNGQTATTVSFPPTGSAQGTISLQVSLSKGSANTLTFTNAPTLADITVKPLPGMNGTLVVGKQSGRCLDMYNTTITNGTQAEIWDCNGGSNQAWTYTSRKELVMYGNKCLDAYNQGTTNGTKVVIWDCNGQNNQKWNVNSDGTITNVNAGLCLDANGAGTANRTPIVLWTCGTADNQKWTLT from the coding sequence ATGCTTCCCCCACCCCGCTCCAGCCTCGTCCGGCGCTGCAGATCCGCCGCCGCACGCGTGCTCGCCCTGCTGCTGACCGCGACCGCGGCCCTGCTGTTCGCCCAGCCCGGCCCCGCCGAGGCCGCGACCTCGCGGCAGATCGCCGTGCCCGCCGCCCCGATGGGCTGGGCCTCCTGGAACAGCTTCGCCGCGAAGATCGACTACAACGTCATCAAGCAGCAGGTCGACGCGTTCGTCGCCGCGGGCCTGCCCGCGGCCGGGTACAAGTACATCAACATCGACGAGGGCTGGTGGCAGGGCACCCGTGACAGCGCGGGCAACATCACCGTCGACCAGTCCGAGTGGCCCGGCGGCATGAGCGCCATCGCCGACTACATCCACAGCAAGGGTCTGAAGGCCGGCATCTACACCGACGCCGGCAAGGACGGCTGCGGCTACTACTTCCCGACCGGCCGCCCCGCCGCTCCGGGCAGCGGCAGCGAGGGCCACTACGAGCAGGACATGACCCAGTTCTCCACCTGGGGCTTCGACTTCGTGAAGGTCGACTGGTGCGGCGGTGACGCCGAGGGCCTCGACGCGGCGACGACGTACCAGTCGATCAGCGACGCGATCGCCAAGGCCACGGCCGCCACCGGCCGCCCGATGACCCTGTCGCTGTGCAACTGGGGCCGGCAGAACCCCTGGAACTGGGCGCCCGGGCAGGGCGCGATGTGGCGGACCAACGACGACATCATCCTGTTCGGCAACAAGCCGTCCATGACCAACCTGCTGACCAACTTCGACCGCAACGTGCACCCCACCGCCCAGCACACCGGCTACTACAACGACCCGGACATGCTGATGGTCGGCATGGACGGCTTCACCGCCGCCCAGAACCGCACCCACATGAACCTGTGGGCCATCTCCGGCGCCCCGCTCCTCGCCGGCAACGACCTGAGCACGATGACGAGCGAGACGGCGAACATCCTGAAGAACCCCGAGGTCGTCGCCGTCGACCAGGACCCGCGCGGCCTCCAGGGCGTCAAGGTCGCCGAGGACAGCAGCGGCCTCCAGGTGTACGGCAAGGTCCTCGCCGGCACCGGCAAGCGGGCCGTGGTTCTGCTCAACCGCACCTCAGCCGCCGCCGACATCACCGTCCGCTGGTCCGACCTGGGGCTGACCAACGCCTCCGCGACCGTCCGTGACCTGTGGGCGCGCGCCGACCTCGGCTCGTCCGGCACGAGCTACACCGCGAACGTCCCCGCCGGCGGCTCCGTCATGCTCACCGTCACCGGCGGCACCGAGGCGTCGGGCAGCACGTACACCGGCACGTCGAGCTTCTCCGGCGTGGTCGCCGGGAACACCGGCCTGAAGGTCGTCGACGTCGCCTACACCAACACCGCCGCCACCGCCCGCAGCGCGACCCTCAAGGTCAACGGTCAGACGGCGACGACCGTCTCCTTCCCGCCCACGGGCTCCGCACAGGGCACGATCAGCCTCCAGGTCTCCCTGTCGAAGGGGTCGGCCAACACCCTCACGTTCACCAACGCGCCGACCCTCGCCGACATCACCGTCAAGCCGCTGCCCGGCATGAACGGCACCCTGGTCGTCGGCAAACAGTCCGGACGCTGCCTGGACATGTACAACACCACCATCACCAACGGCACCCAGGCCGAGATCTGGGACTGCAACGGCGGCTCCAACCAGGCCTGGACGTACACCTCCCGCAAGGAACTCGTGATGTACGGCAACAAGTGCCTGGACGCCTACAACCAGGGCACCACCAACGGCACCAAGGTCGTGATCTGGGACTGCAACGGCCAGAACAACCAGAAGTGGAACGTCAACAGCGACGGCACGATCACCAACGTCAACGCAGGCCTGTGCCTCGACGCCAACGGGGCGGGCACGGCCAACCGCACCCCGATCGTCCTGTGGACCTGCGGCACCGCCGACAACCAGAAGTGGACCCTGACCTGA